A single Campylobacter hyointestinalis subsp. hyointestinalis DNA region contains:
- a CDS encoding twin-arginine translocation signal domain-containing protein, with the protein MENRRDFLKKALKIGAIAGAGVAATSALASSKAYSDADSNGVVRGKTKKKEVLYWQSEAWSKYYKIAY; encoded by the coding sequence TTGGAAAATAGACGTGATTTTCTAAAAAAAGCTTTAAAAATAGGCGCTATTGCAGGCGCAGGAGTCGCTGCGACTTCGGCGCTAGCTAGCTCTAAAGCTTATAGCGATGCAGATTCAAACGGCGTTGTTAGAGGAAAAACAAAGAAAAAAGAGGTGCTTTACTGGCAAAGTGAAGCTTGGAGTAAATACTATAAAATAGCATACTGA
- a CDS encoding molecular chaperone TorD family protein, producing MSDLDVGRSYYYEFLAYPLFFDENGSGFKSFLEQAHYLSKSPIDESNISDFETILGFDFDKFKNEQNSVFFDLSYVNVPLSASFYDEGRDDGNKRLKVMEILKSSNFRRNSQKCKASEDYIGFVFRLMATFLKSDLKLSRELFEKIINDFSDEFTKMLSEHKAANFFKAYANIYRNFIALERSILGIKAPVFEKSMAEISMSKKPYQTKMPTQKSKINWDEFTTI from the coding sequence ATGAGTGATTTAGATGTGGGCAGGAGTTATTATTACGAATTTTTGGCTTATCCTCTGTTTTTTGATGAAAATGGTTCAGGCTTTAAGAGCTTTTTAGAGCAGGCCCATTACTTATCAAAAAGTCCTATAGATGAGTCAAATATAAGCGATTTTGAGACTATTTTGGGTTTTGATTTTGATAAATTTAAAAATGAACAAAATTCGGTATTTTTTGATCTGAGTTATGTAAATGTTCCTTTGAGTGCTAGTTTTTATGACGAAGGAAGAGATGATGGCAATAAACGTTTAAAAGTTATGGAAATCTTAAAAAGTAGCAACTTTAGAAGGAATTCGCAAAAGTGCAAAGCTAGCGAGGATTATATAGGATTCGTATTTAGACTGATGGCTACATTTTTGAAAAGTGATCTCAAATTATCAAGAGAATTATTTGAAAAAATTATAAATGATTTTTCTGATGAATTTACTAAAATGTTAAGCGAACATAAGGCTGCAAATTTCTTCAAAGCTTATGCAAATATCTATAGAAATTTTATCGCCTTAGAACGCTCTATTTTAGGCATTAAAGCACCTGTTTTTGAAAAAAGTATGGCTGAAATTTCTATGAGTAAAAAGCCATACCAAACGAAGATGCCTACACAAAAAAGTAAGATAAATTGGGATGAATTTACTACAATATAA
- a CDS encoding 4Fe-4S dicluster domain-containing protein codes for MQEFAFLCKDEIVLSDKIAVLNKKTNDKFLVANSKELDALIYAPEINFYLKNTLENTLTKAKNSLKLYEIRASEFDYALDVDFSKEIGKNILLVSNESENIEKSLKELGFNVIKITHAEVELIYGQIGDLCGILKVNNNTKETSDFGDDSVCCDFDILLVRGAKDFMLRQSGCFEIDGLNENEILNLVGSVSPKFDYKKVINYDDSICQYHRRRSEHCAKCVDICPSVAIMKDDEKRELVFSDIDCVSCGLCASVCPSGSIEWRMNPRQGFEFISKFYEDHIALILDESINLDDLSIKLKDKVLPLMLKTVNFLDQSYLLNLVQTTGATVILLTKNLGDGTKDSVDLINEIYEKAYGKKAILLADESDIEAVLELAEFIEGSKFDLLQTNLNKREIFAKRVKHLVGENDFGQTAPKEWVRYGKIAINEDSCTLCLSCVGACNVGALYADKSDNSIKFNASVCTTCGYCETSCAEKDTLKVYRDGMELKNSYFEYKTLAKDELFKCVECGKEFATAKSVQKIANTLKPLFAGNPVKLRTLYCCAECKAKLMLKEQIEKGEFDE; via the coding sequence ATGCAAGAATTTGCATTTTTATGCAAAGACGAGATAGTTCTTAGCGATAAAATAGCAGTTTTAAATAAAAAAACGAATGATAAATTTTTAGTAGCGAATTCAAAGGAGCTTGACGCGCTCATTTATGCTCCAGAGATAAATTTTTATCTTAAAAATACGCTCGAAAATACTCTAACAAAAGCAAAAAATTCACTAAAGTTATATGAGATCAGAGCTAGTGAGTTTGATTACGCTTTGGATGTCGATTTTAGTAAAGAGATAGGTAAAAATATCTTACTTGTGAGTAACGAGAGTGAAAACATCGAAAAATCACTAAAAGAGCTTGGATTTAACGTCATAAAGATAACTCACGCTGAAGTAGAGCTGATATACGGACAAATCGGCGATTTATGTGGAATTTTAAAGGTTAATAATAATACGAAAGAAACTAGCGACTTTGGTGATGACAGCGTCTGTTGCGATTTTGATATCTTGCTTGTACGTGGCGCAAAAGACTTTATGTTAAGGCAAAGCGGTTGTTTTGAGATAGATGGTTTAAATGAGAATGAGATATTAAATTTGGTTGGGAGCGTAAGTCCGAAATTTGATTATAAAAAGGTCATAAACTACGATGATAGTATTTGTCAGTATCATAGGCGTAGGAGCGAGCACTGTGCTAAATGCGTAGATATTTGTCCAAGTGTTGCCATCATGAAAGATGATGAAAAAAGAGAGCTTGTATTTTCTGATATAGACTGCGTCTCTTGCGGACTTTGCGCGAGTGTTTGTCCAAGTGGCTCAATCGAATGGAGAATGAACCCAAGACAGGGCTTTGAGTTTATAAGCAAATTTTATGAGGATCATATAGCGCTCATTCTTGATGAGAGTATAAATTTAGATGATCTAAGCATTAAGCTAAAAGATAAAGTTTTACCGCTTATGTTAAAAACAGTAAATTTTCTAGATCAATCTTACCTTTTAAATTTAGTTCAAACGACTGGAGCTACTGTCATTTTACTAACAAAGAATTTGGGCGACGGTACAAAAGATAGTGTAGATCTGATAAATGAAATTTACGAAAAAGCCTATGGTAAAAAGGCTATTTTATTAGCAGATGAGAGTGATATAGAAGCTGTTTTAGAGCTTGCTGAGTTTATAGAAGGAAGTAAATTCGATCTTCTACAGACGAATTTAAACAAAAGAGAGATATTTGCTAAAAGAGTTAAACATTTGGTAGGGGAAAATGATTTTGGCCAAACTGCTCCAAAAGAGTGGGTAAGATACGGCAAGATCGCTATAAATGAAGATAGCTGTACGCTTTGCTTGAGCTGTGTCGGAGCCTGTAACGTCGGAGCTTTATACGCTGATAAAAGTGATAATTCTATCAAATTTAACGCTTCGGTTTGCACTACTTGTGGATACTGCGAAACAAGCTGTGCCGAGAAAGATACTTTAAAAGTTTATAGGGATGGTATGGAGCTTAAAAATAGCTATTTTGAGTATAAAACTTTGGCTAAAGATGAGCTATTTAAATGCGTAGAGTGCGGAAAGGAATTTGCCACTGCAAAGTCTGTACAAAAGATAGCAAATACCTTAAAGCCTTTATTTGCTGGTAATCCAGTAAAGCTAAGAACGCTTTATTGCTGTGCTGAATGTAAAGCAAAATTGATGTTAAAAGAGCAGATAGAAAAAGGAGAATTTGATGAGTGA
- the selA gene encoding L-seryl-tRNA(Sec) selenium transferase, which yields MTMKLPKIDKIVNLKQFENGFKPALLEIAKKVINKLREDKNSEIKENEIIDLIAKDYAKFENLCTKNLINATGVVVHTNLGRSPISKEIIEKITPLISSYSNLEYDIGSGKRGDRYGFTSYLFKLMLGCQDALIVNNNAAAVFLVLNTYAKDKEVIVSRGELVEIGGSFRIPEVMASSGCLLKEVGTTNKTRLSDYENAINENTNVILKVHKSNYDIVGFSGETSIEDISNLAKKSNLISYYDLGSAYVNELPFNLGKDEKSLKKVLQSGVDLVSFSGDKLFGSTQCGIILGKKELIDKLKQNQLLRMLRVDKITLSILNETIKAYLNKEYKLIKPLNQIYKNVNELEILAKNVAKNIKFKTQIKSTKTFIGGGSLPNTPYPSVALAFLGNANSFEQEFRQKGIIGRIEEGKFILDFRSIYEDEIPNLINKINEVNGE from the coding sequence ATGACAATGAAACTACCCAAAATCGACAAGATAGTAAATTTAAAACAGTTTGAGAACGGCTTTAAACCAGCTCTTTTAGAGATTGCAAAAAAAGTTATAAACAAGCTAAGAGAGGACAAAAACTCTGAAATAAAAGAAAATGAGATAATAGATCTTATAGCAAAAGATTACGCCAAATTTGAAAACTTATGCACGAAAAATTTGATAAATGCAACCGGAGTCGTAGTACATACAAATCTTGGCAGAAGCCCTATTAGCAAAGAGATCATAGAAAAAATAACTCCACTTATCAGCTCGTATTCAAATTTAGAATACGACATCGGCAGTGGAAAAAGAGGCGATAGATACGGTTTTACGAGTTATTTATTTAAGTTAATGCTAGGCTGCCAGGACGCACTTATAGTAAATAATAACGCTGCAGCTGTATTTTTAGTGCTAAACACTTACGCAAAAGATAAAGAGGTCATAGTAAGCAGAGGCGAACTAGTAGAGATAGGCGGAAGTTTTAGAATTCCAGAAGTCATGGCAAGTAGCGGATGCTTGCTAAAAGAAGTCGGCACCACAAACAAAACGCGTCTTAGCGACTATGAAAACGCCATAAATGAGAATACAAATGTTATCCTAAAAGTGCATAAATCAAACTACGATATAGTCGGATTTAGCGGGGAAACAAGCATAGAAGATATCTCAAATTTAGCTAAAAAATCAAATTTGATAAGCTACTACGATCTAGGAAGTGCTTACGTAAATGAGCTACCTTTTAATCTCGGCAAAGACGAAAAGAGTCTAAAAAAAGTACTTCAAAGCGGCGTGGATCTAGTAAGCTTTAGCGGTGATAAATTATTTGGAAGTACACAATGTGGGATAATTTTAGGTAAAAAAGAGCTTATAGATAAGCTAAAACAAAATCAGCTTTTAAGAATGCTAAGAGTAGATAAAATCACACTTAGTATATTAAATGAAACTATAAAAGCATACTTAAATAAAGAATATAAACTAATAAAACCGTTAAATCAAATTTACAAAAACGTTAATGAACTTGAGATTTTGGCCAAAAACGTTGCTAAAAATATCAAATTTAAAACCCAGATCAAAAGCACTAAAACATTCATCGGCGGTGGAAGCTTACCAAACACGCCATATCCTAGTGTAGCACTCGCATTTTTAGGGAATGCAAACTCTTTTGAGCAAGAATTTCGCCAAAAAGGCATAATCGGACGTATTGAAGAGGGTAAATTTATACTAGATTTTAGATCTATTTATGAAGATGAGATTCCAAATTTGATCAATAAAATAAACGAGGTAAATGGTGAATAA
- the selB gene encoding selenocysteine-specific translation elongation factor yields MNNLIIGTAGHIDHGKTALIKALNGFDGDETKEEKERGITVNLSFSNLSNASSNIAFIDVPGHESLIKTMISGAFGFDAAMLVVASNEGLKPQSKEHIAVLNLLNVKNIILVITKCDLTNTLAQQKVQSEVKEFIKEYKNLSIYETFFVSIKDPSSIEELKNYLFTLNPKKHDETALFRYYIDRVFSLKGHGVIVTGSVLTGSVKLSDKLLNLDINEIFSVRSLEVHAQNKDIAFAPNRVALNLSGNNTHKLEKGQILSKKGFWRGFFEADCFVNTSISHGSELLFCVGTKQVNAKVLHLKDGFYTFKFDKKMFLQFDELFILLKEGRVIGGGRVLNPVNEPLKKEQKIALLDALKEKDFLSAFARLTNIHKHGFGLISSVQRFGLNQEDALSLAKNLNDVFVDIKNGCIYGKTAFKDVMEFVNFIILKNPNALFSSSSINLKLNWASQELIQKVLNELEAKKIIQKNGGIYTKFGADFDKLSLSLEDKIYDILKEQNITPEAPYNIYDKLDIDRTLGDLALKKLTKAKKVVRLEHNLFIEENALSNIMQNLRNIIKKEGFANITNVKANLGLSRKYALAYLEYLDNFKDITKFENDRVFV; encoded by the coding sequence GTGAATAACTTAATAATAGGCACGGCTGGACACATAGATCACGGAAAAACCGCTCTTATAAAAGCATTAAACGGTTTTGATGGAGATGAGACAAAAGAAGAAAAAGAGCGAGGGATCACGGTAAATCTTAGCTTTTCAAATTTATCAAATGCTTCTTCAAATATAGCATTTATCGATGTTCCTGGTCACGAAAGCCTTATAAAAACTATGATAAGTGGAGCATTTGGATTTGACGCGGCGATGCTTGTAGTAGCAAGCAACGAAGGACTTAAACCTCAGAGCAAAGAGCATATCGCCGTGCTAAATTTGCTAAATGTAAAAAATATAATCCTAGTCATAACAAAGTGCGACCTAACAAATACTCTAGCTCAGCAAAAAGTACAAAGCGAAGTAAAAGAGTTCATAAAAGAGTATAAAAATTTAAGTATATATGAAACATTTTTTGTAAGTATAAAAGATCCTAGTAGCATAGAAGAGCTTAAAAATTATCTCTTTACGTTAAATCCGAAAAAACACGACGAAACTGCACTTTTTAGATATTACATAGATAGAGTTTTTAGCCTAAAAGGTCATGGAGTGATAGTCACTGGAAGCGTACTAACTGGAAGCGTAAAGCTCTCAGATAAGCTTTTAAATTTGGACATAAACGAAATATTTAGCGTACGTTCCTTAGAAGTTCACGCTCAAAACAAAGATATAGCATTTGCTCCAAACAGAGTAGCGCTAAATCTTAGCGGCAACAATACTCATAAACTAGAAAAAGGGCAAATTCTAAGCAAGAAAGGATTTTGGCGAGGATTTTTTGAGGCGGATTGTTTTGTGAATACTAGCATATCTCACGGAAGCGAACTGCTTTTTTGTGTAGGGACAAAACAAGTAAATGCCAAAGTTTTGCATCTAAAAGATGGTTTTTACACTTTTAAATTTGATAAAAAAATGTTTTTGCAGTTTGATGAGCTGTTTATTTTACTTAAAGAAGGTAGAGTAATAGGCGGCGGAAGAGTGCTAAATCCAGTAAATGAACCACTTAAAAAAGAGCAAAAAATAGCACTTTTAGACGCACTCAAAGAAAAAGATTTTTTATCTGCTTTTGCTAGACTCACAAACATTCATAAACACGGATTTGGATTGATATCAAGTGTGCAAAGATTTGGCTTAAACCAAGAAGACGCGCTTAGCTTGGCTAAAAACTTAAATGATGTATTTGTAGATATAAAAAACGGGTGTATCTACGGTAAAACTGCCTTTAAAGATGTTATGGAATTTGTAAATTTCATCATACTTAAAAATCCAAATGCCCTGTTTTCTTCTTCAAGTATAAATTTAAAACTAAACTGGGCTTCGCAAGAGCTCATACAAAAAGTTCTAAACGAGCTAGAAGCCAAAAAAATCATTCAAAAAAACGGTGGAATTTATACTAAATTTGGAGCTGATTTTGACAAACTAAGCCTTAGTTTGGAAGATAAAATTTATGATATTTTAAAAGAGCAAAATATAACTCCAGAGGCACCATACAATATATATGATAAACTTGATATAGATAGGACTTTAGGCGACTTAGCGTTAAAAAAACTCACAAAAGCAAAAAAAGTAGTAAGACTAGAACACAATCTTTTTATCGAAGAAAACGCCCTTTCAAACATCATGCAAAACTTGAGAAATATCATCAAAAAAGAAGGTTTTGCAAACATAACAAACGTAAAAGCGAATTTAGGACTGAGCAGAAAATACGCTCTTGCTTACTTAGAATATTTGGATAATTTTAAAGATATTACCAAATTTGAAAATGATAGGGTTTTTGTTTAG
- a CDS encoding thioredoxin fold domain-containing protein has product MKKIIVCSSLIAASSLFAISDADILELFSAASVQGLSVKVDSKSKLEGTKFEQVVIEITDGKQSQKQVLFTDGKYIFPDVIDIDKKTSYASHFNEIQEKAAMKGAYKSLGEVLKKEGKSRIIELGNDPKKPTKYLFTDPDCPYCRLELDKIEKDLENLNLKVVMAPIPSHGEDAIKKSIAIYKEVKNASSDEQKIKIFRKYYAKDAKAPANITDAEVKKEQIAINRYFETGAIRGVPTMIDESDLK; this is encoded by the coding sequence ATGAAAAAAATAATTGTATGTAGTTCTTTGATAGCGGCTAGTTCTTTGTTTGCTATAAGCGACGCGGATATTTTAGAGCTATTTAGCGCAGCTAGCGTTCAAGGTTTAAGCGTAAAAGTTGATTCAAAAAGCAAATTAGAAGGCACAAAATTTGAACAAGTAGTCATAGAGATCACAGACGGAAAACAAAGCCAAAAACAAGTTTTATTTACTGATGGGAAATATATATTTCCAGATGTTATAGACATAGATAAAAAAACTTCTTATGCAAGCCATTTTAACGAAATACAAGAAAAAGCGGCTATGAAAGGTGCTTATAAAAGCCTTGGAGAAGTTTTGAAAAAAGAAGGAAAGTCAAGGATTATAGAGCTAGGAAACGATCCTAAAAAACCTACAAAATATCTATTTACAGATCCAGACTGTCCATACTGCAGACTTGAGCTAGACAAGATCGAAAAAGATCTTGAAAATCTAAATTTAAAAGTAGTAATGGCGCCGATTCCTAGCCACGGCGAAGATGCCATAAAAAAATCAATCGCGATATATAAAGAAGTAAAAAACGCATCAAGCGATGAGCAAAAGATAAAAATCTTTAGAAAATACTATGCAAAAGATGCAAAAGCTCCAGCAAATATAACAGATGCTGAAGTCAAAAAAGAGCAAATTGCCATAAACAGATACTTTGAAACAGGCGCTATAAGAGGTGTACCTACGATGATCGACGAGAGTGATCTAAAATAA
- the pseF gene encoding pseudaminic acid cytidylyltransferase, protein MKSICVIPARGGSKRIPHKNIVDFLGKPLISYAIDAAKEAEIFDEIIVSTDDEMIANIAMRYGANVPNLRPKELSDDFTSSDDVEDFVIKELSAQGRDFDISCQLYATAVLLQPKFLKLGYDALIDDKNLQYSLGVCEFSSSIFRSFELVKDRCKMFYPQHYLTRSQDLPKAYFDAGQFCFRRLSMPRKINVFTECTKAIILPRELVCDIDTPQDLEFAKKLYKVNRNEY, encoded by the coding sequence ATGAAAAGCATTTGTGTTATTCCGGCACGTGGCGGAAGTAAAAGGATTCCACATAAAAATATAGTTGATTTTCTTGGCAAACCGCTAATTAGCTATGCAATAGATGCGGCCAAAGAAGCCGAAATATTTGATGAGATCATAGTCTCCACCGATGATGAAATGATAGCAAACATAGCTATGAGATACGGTGCAAATGTGCCAAATCTCCGTCCAAAAGAGCTTAGTGATGACTTTACAAGCAGTGATGATGTTGAAGATTTTGTCATAAAAGAGCTTAGTGCGCAAGGAAGAGATTTTGATATATCATGTCAGCTTTACGCTACTGCGGTACTATTGCAACCTAAATTTTTAAAATTAGGATATGATGCGCTTATTGATGATAAAAATCTACAATACAGTCTTGGAGTTTGCGAATTCTCGTCATCTATTTTTCGCTCATTTGAACTAGTTAAAGATAGATGCAAAATGTTTTATCCACAGCATTATCTCACTCGTTCACAAGACTTACCAAAAGCTTATTTTGATGCTGGACAATTTTGTTTTAGACGCCTAAGTATGCCAAGAAAAATAAATGTATTTACCGAATGCACAAAGGCCATCATCTTGCCTAGAGAGCTAGTTTGTGATATAGATACACCACAAGACTTAGAATTTGCTAAAAAGCTTTATAAAGTAAATAGAAATGAATATTAA
- a CDS encoding ATP-grasp domain-containing protein translates to MNINKLKFPLVVKPSDRSAGRGVVKVNNISELKIAYKEAKSFATNGIVLIEEVLDGKQFSVETISENGIHIIVAITEEFFRQGKYEDDFLEVGHLIPARLNDKEKSKIQKETLKILDAFEIKFGACHIELKLDINGVKIIEIASRMGGWRNTLIRDAYGYNINEMLLNVSLNKKMKFKEQKNKFNAIVNFIFTKDDFEHYKWTRKKYPEFISDDFVNAKDDTKFFYASDLLCSNGFYYLKIPPKTDMKQFLPKGYK, encoded by the coding sequence ATGAATATTAATAAGCTAAAATTTCCACTAGTTGTTAAACCGAGCGATAGAAGTGCAGGAAGAGGCGTAGTAAAAGTAAATAATATTTCTGAACTAAAAATAGCCTACAAAGAAGCAAAATCTTTTGCTACAAACGGTATAGTTTTAATTGAAGAAGTTTTAGATGGAAAACAATTTAGTGTCGAAACTATAAGTGAAAATGGCATACATATCATTGTAGCTATAACGGAAGAATTTTTTCGACAAGGTAAATATGAAGATGATTTTTTAGAAGTAGGACATTTAATTCCTGCTCGTTTGAATGATAAAGAAAAATCCAAAATTCAAAAAGAAACTTTAAAAATTTTAGATGCATTTGAAATCAAATTCGGTGCTTGTCATATTGAACTAAAACTTGATATTAATGGTGTAAAGATCATAGAAATCGCAAGCAGAATGGGTGGTTGGAGAAATACTCTTATAAGAGATGCTTACGGATATAATATAAATGAAATGCTTTTAAATGTAAGTTTAAATAAAAAAATGAAATTTAAAGAACAAAAAAATAAATTTAATGCTATTGTAAATTTTATCTTTACAAAAGACGATTTTGAACATTATAAATGGACTAGAAAAAAATATCCAGAATTTATCAGTGATGATTTTGTAAATGCAAAAGATGATACTAAATTCTTTTATGCTAGCGATCTGCTTTGCTCAAATGGATTTTATTATTTAAAAATACCACCAAAAACAGATATGAAACAGTTTTTACCAAAAGGATATAAATGA
- a CDS encoding ATP-grasp domain-containing protein gives MIKKEHYFIIGGGSLQLEFLRCVKENGFITHCFDYDPNCICKNECDFFHLISIGEKEKILELAKFYNIVGIGTTATELGNITVCYVGQNLGLATNSYETALNTTDKSRMKKIFTKFNIPTANYIEISNETEFEELLNKMGGGITEFPLVVKPSDRSAGRGVKKVNNISELKIAYKVAKDFATNGIVLIEEVLKGRQFSVETISSNKEHKIVAITEEYLRKGYYKNDFLETQQLIPARISKARHQDIEYQIIKILDAFEIKFGACHIELKLDINGVKIIEIASRMGGWRNVLVKNSYDIDYNYLLLKASLGRKLDDIKCNAENFCLVKIIFTQKDYNFYLHVKQRYPQMIINNNVFITNETKFDYSSDLLDAKGYYYIKIPSTDNPSKFIKGIITESNPKITAKSSH, from the coding sequence ATGATCAAAAAAGAACATTACTTTATCATTGGCGGTGGAAGTTTGCAACTAGAATTCTTACGCTGCGTAAAAGAAAATGGATTTATAACTCACTGTTTTGATTATGATCCAAACTGTATTTGCAAAAATGAATGCGATTTTTTTCATCTAATTAGTATTGGCGAAAAAGAAAAAATTTTAGAACTAGCTAAATTTTATAATATTGTCGGCATCGGCACTACTGCAACAGAACTTGGAAATATTACGGTTTGCTATGTAGGTCAAAATTTGGGTCTTGCTACAAATTCTTATGAAACAGCTTTAAACACAACGGATAAGAGTAGAATGAAAAAGATTTTTACTAAATTTAATATACCTACTGCCAATTATATTGAAATTTCAAATGAAACTGAATTTGAAGAATTATTAAACAAAATGGGGGGGGGTATAACCGAATTTCCACTAGTTGTTAAACCAAGCGATAGAAGCGCAGGAAGAGGAGTAAAAAAAGTAAATAATATTTCTGAACTAAAAATAGCCTACAAAGTAGCAAAAGATTTTGCTACAAACGGTATAGTTTTAATTGAAGAAGTTTTAAAAGGAAGACAATTTAGTGTCGAAACTATAAGTTCTAATAAAGAGCATAAAATAGTAGCAATAACAGAAGAATATTTGCGTAAGGGATATTATAAGAATGACTTTTTAGAAACACAACAATTAATTCCAGCTAGAATTTCTAAAGCCAGGCATCAAGACATAGAGTATCAAATTATAAAAATTTTAGATGCATTTGAAATCAAATTCGGTGCTTGTCATATTGAACTAAAACTTGATATTAATGGTGTAAAGATCATAGAAATCGCAAGTAGAATGGGCGGTTGGAGAAATGTACTAGTAAAAAACTCTTATGATATAGACTACAACTATCTACTTTTAAAAGCAAGCTTAGGTAGGAAGTTAGATGACATAAAATGCAATGCGGAAAATTTTTGCTTAGTTAAAATCATTTTTACGCAAAAAGACTATAATTTTTATCTGCATGTTAAACAAAGATATCCACAAATGATAATAAATAATAACGTGTTTATAACAAATGAAACAAAATTTGACTACTCATCGGACTTGCTTGATGCAAAAGGATATTATTATATCAAAATACCTAGCACCGATAATCCTAGCAAATTCATAAAAGGTATTATAACTGAGTCAAATCCGAAAATAACCGCAAAATCTTCTCACTAG
- a CDS encoding adenylyl-sulfate kinase gives MQGALIYITGFSGSGKSTLAKQVVASLQVNKGIKAIFLDGDTLRECVHNFDYTSNGRMSMAMYYVKIAKILVDQGFVVVLATISMFDKVRDFNRENFKVYLEIFLDVSLEIRQKRDSKNFFKNNTINMVGLNQEAELPKNSHLVFKDEVDTAFASEKILRLFSDLTQL, from the coding sequence TTGCAAGGGGCTTTAATATATATAACAGGATTTAGCGGAAGTGGTAAAAGTACATTAGCAAAGCAAGTAGTAGCAAGCCTTCAAGTAAATAAAGGTATAAAGGCTATTTTTTTAGATGGAGATACTTTGAGAGAATGCGTTCATAATTTTGACTATACTAGTAATGGACGAATGTCTATGGCTATGTATTATGTGAAAATTGCTAAAATTCTAGTTGATCAAGGCTTCGTAGTTGTACTTGCCACTATTTCTATGTTTGATAAAGTTAGGGATTTTAATCGTGAAAATTTCAAAGTTTATTTAGAAATTTTTCTTGACGTCTCTCTCGAAATTCGACAAAAGCGAGACAGTAAGAATTTTTTTAAAAATAATACTATTAATATGGTAGGGCTTAATCAAGAAGCAGAGCTTCCGAAAAATAGCCATCTTGTATTCAAAGACGAAGTAGATACCGCATTTGCTAGTGAGAAGATTTTGCGGTTATTTTCGGATTTGACTCAGTTATAA